The following coding sequences are from one Nitrospira sp. CR1.1 window:
- a CDS encoding MlaE family lipid ABC transporter permease subunit translates to MDGIARIGRFTIDLTEQMGRMMMFVLSSFAWLTRPPFRLYQIVKQLNFIGYKSTFVVVLTAVFTGMVLALQGYYTLRKFGSEAVLGSAVALSIIRELGPVLAALMVTARAGSAMTAEIGIMRITEQIDALDTMAINPLQYLIGPKLVASVIAVPLLVALFDVVGIYGGYVVGVQLLNGNEGAYWSSIESAVEWKDVYGGILKSISFGLLISWVCCYKGFHTKHSAEGLGTATTEAVVLSAVLILVWDYFLTSVLL, encoded by the coding sequence GTGGACGGTATTGCTCGCATCGGACGGTTTACCATCGATCTGACGGAGCAGATGGGGCGGATGATGATGTTCGTTCTCTCGTCCTTTGCCTGGCTGACCCGTCCGCCGTTCAGGTTGTATCAAATCGTCAAACAACTGAATTTTATCGGCTACAAATCCACTTTCGTGGTCGTCCTCACCGCCGTCTTTACGGGCATGGTCCTGGCCCTTCAAGGCTACTACACGCTGCGGAAATTCGGATCCGAGGCGGTGCTGGGTTCAGCTGTGGCGCTCAGCATCATTCGTGAGTTAGGGCCGGTCCTCGCAGCCTTGATGGTGACGGCCCGTGCAGGGTCTGCCATGACGGCCGAGATCGGCATCATGCGGATTACCGAGCAGATTGATGCGCTGGATACCATGGCCATCAATCCGCTGCAATATCTGATCGGCCCCAAGCTCGTGGCCAGTGTGATCGCCGTGCCGCTGCTGGTGGCCCTATTCGACGTGGTCGGAATTTACGGCGGCTACGTGGTTGGTGTGCAGTTGCTGAACGGGAATGAAGGCGCCTACTGGAGTTCAATCGAGTCGGCGGTGGAGTGGAAGGATGTGTATGGCGGCATTCTGAAATCCATCAGCTTTGGGCTGTTGATCAGTTGGGTCTGTTGTTATAAGGGCTTTCACACCAAGCACAGCGCAGAAGGTCTCGGAACTGCGACCACCGAAGCCGTGGTGCTGTCCGCAGTGCTGATCCTGGTGTGGGATTATTTCCTGACGTCGGTGTTGTTATAG
- a CDS encoding BamA/TamA family outer membrane protein has translation MQRHYFSSIRILLALAGLLFAGSPSPAGADTQIFPVPSVSTSKNDGNDVGLIAPILISDPDGELKYLMAPMLIQNSIVGSRAVFNLFKYDLGGRQMKLIASLTEKIERKVLFDYVDPAFGNGQYFLNFGGTFFKNATSRFFGLGQSTVQADESNYTAREARAYWRLGLYANEVTQVSVGQRVRQVQLQRGATDLPFSVEQFPTVDGIQGESIIVGHRASFYYDTRDSLITPTDGMSVMAYAELNQNVKNGDHPVYSRYEIEVKKLFPSESKRAILVVRADLQATIGSQVPFFEQSSLGGQNNLRGFGMDRYIDKHLIAFSIEERIHILRTKLAGVTADFELAPFLDTGQVFNSFKDVSFQDYRMTPGVGFRAIVRPNVVGRLDYGYSREGGAIFAGLDFPY, from the coding sequence ATGCAGCGACATTATTTTTCGTCGATCCGTATTCTCCTGGCGCTGGCCGGACTCCTTTTCGCGGGTTCTCCGTCCCCGGCAGGGGCTGACACGCAAATTTTTCCGGTTCCGTCGGTCTCTACCAGCAAGAACGATGGGAACGACGTCGGCTTGATTGCCCCGATTTTGATTTCCGATCCAGACGGCGAATTGAAGTACCTCATGGCGCCGATGCTGATTCAGAACTCGATCGTCGGCAGCCGCGCGGTGTTCAATCTCTTCAAGTACGATCTGGGCGGCCGACAAATGAAGCTGATCGCCTCGCTGACCGAGAAGATCGAGCGCAAGGTGCTGTTCGACTATGTCGATCCGGCCTTCGGAAACGGGCAGTATTTTCTGAACTTCGGCGGGACCTTCTTCAAAAACGCGACCTCGCGGTTCTTCGGCTTGGGGCAGTCGACCGTACAGGCGGATGAATCGAATTACACGGCCAGAGAAGCGCGTGCCTACTGGCGGCTTGGCCTCTATGCGAACGAGGTGACGCAAGTTTCGGTCGGGCAGCGGGTCCGGCAGGTGCAACTCCAGCGGGGCGCCACGGACCTTCCCTTCTCGGTCGAGCAATTCCCCACCGTGGACGGTATTCAAGGCGAGTCCATCATTGTCGGGCATCGGGCCTCATTTTATTACGATACCCGTGACAGCCTGATCACGCCCACTGACGGCATGTCCGTCATGGCCTACGCCGAGCTGAATCAAAATGTGAAAAACGGCGACCATCCCGTGTATTCGCGTTACGAAATCGAAGTGAAAAAGTTATTTCCCAGCGAATCCAAGCGTGCCATCCTCGTTGTCCGGGCCGATCTGCAGGCCACGATTGGCTCGCAAGTGCCGTTCTTTGAACAGTCGTCGCTGGGCGGCCAGAACAATCTGCGCGGGTTCGGGATGGATCGCTATATCGACAAACATTTGATCGCCTTCAGTATCGAGGAGCGGATTCATATCTTGCGCACGAAGCTGGCCGGGGTGACCGCGGATTTCGAACTGGCTCCGTTTCTGGATACGGGCCAGGTGTTCAACTCATTTAAGGATGTGAGCTTTCAAGATTACCGAATGACGCCGGGCGTGGGCTTTCGAGCGATTGTCCGTCCGAACGTTGTTGGCCGTCTGGATTACGGATATAGCCGCGAAGGCGGGGCGATTTTCGCCGGGTTGGATTTTCCCTATTAA
- a CDS encoding ATP-binding cassette domain-containing protein has translation MIKLVGVEKTLGKQAVLRGVDLAIPTGKLTTIIGRSGEGKSVLLKHIIGLMQPDRGEVWIDGTDIARLKGQALNEVRKKFAMLFQGAALFDSMTVFENVAFPLREKLRLKGDVVTRRVEEKLEQVGLKGMGHKFPAELSGGMRKRAGLARALVMEPEIILFDEPTTGLDPLMAKAIHDLIVAMQQQFRFTAVMVSHEIPEIFGISDYVAMLKNGRIAEMAPSSEFVNTTDEEIREFIFVGGTVAPKALSTGGR, from the coding sequence ATGATTAAGCTCGTCGGTGTCGAAAAAACGTTGGGGAAACAGGCCGTGCTGCGCGGCGTGGACCTGGCCATTCCCACAGGAAAACTGACGACCATCATCGGGCGCAGCGGCGAAGGCAAAAGTGTGCTGCTGAAGCACATCATCGGCCTGATGCAGCCGGACCGCGGCGAAGTCTGGATCGACGGGACGGACATTGCCCGCCTGAAAGGACAAGCTCTGAACGAGGTCCGTAAGAAGTTCGCGATGCTCTTTCAGGGGGCGGCCCTGTTCGACTCCATGACGGTGTTTGAAAATGTCGCCTTTCCGCTGCGGGAGAAACTGCGCCTGAAAGGCGACGTCGTGACCAGGCGGGTCGAGGAAAAGCTGGAGCAGGTGGGGCTGAAGGGCATGGGGCATAAATTCCCCGCGGAGCTGAGCGGCGGTATGCGCAAACGCGCCGGATTGGCTCGCGCACTGGTGATGGAGCCGGAGATCATTTTGTTCGATGAGCCGACGACGGGACTCGATCCCTTGATGGCGAAGGCCATTCACGACCTCATCGTGGCGATGCAGCAGCAATTCCGGTTCACGGCCGTGATGGTCAGTCATGAGATTCCTGAAATTTTTGGAATTTCCGATTACGTGGCGATGCTCAAGAACGGCCGGATTGCCGAGATGGCTCCTTCGAGCGAGTTTGTGAACACGACCGATGAAGAGATTCGCGAGTTTATTTTTGTCGGAGGCACGGTCGCGCCCAAAGCGTTGTCGACCGGGGGTCGCTGA
- a CDS encoding ABC transporter substrate-binding protein, producing the protein MRVRRWMVVGVFAALQLFMGGLSSAMAGPATESIRGTIDEVLKILSDKELKAPARHEDRRQRLEKAVAARFDYSEMSRRSLGAQWNQLSDKEKQEFVDLFQTLLTNTYADRVETYSGEGVQYLNERTEKEYAEVRTKVLSGKTEIPMDYRLLNRSNDWHVYDVVVDGVSLVNNYRGQFTKILHTSSYSNLVDQLRKKSDKIKAP; encoded by the coding sequence ATGCGTGTAAGGCGATGGATGGTCGTGGGTGTCTTCGCGGCGCTGCAACTGTTCATGGGCGGGTTGTCGTCTGCCATGGCCGGTCCGGCGACCGAATCGATCAGGGGGACTATCGATGAGGTGCTCAAGATCTTGAGCGATAAGGAATTGAAGGCCCCTGCCCGGCATGAAGACCGACGGCAGCGCTTGGAAAAAGCTGTGGCTGCGCGATTCGACTATTCGGAAATGTCGCGGCGATCGTTGGGTGCACAGTGGAATCAATTGTCGGACAAGGAGAAGCAGGAGTTCGTCGACCTGTTCCAGACCCTGTTGACCAATACCTATGCTGATCGGGTGGAGACCTATTCCGGCGAGGGTGTGCAATACCTCAATGAACGCACGGAAAAAGAATATGCGGAAGTGCGCACCAAGGTCTTGTCCGGCAAAACAGAAATTCCCATGGACTATCGGTTGCTGAATAGAAGTAACGATTGGCATGTGTACGACGTCGTGGTCGATGGCGTCAGTCTGGTGAACAATTACCGCGGGCAATTTACGAAGATCCTTCACACCTCCTCGTATTCCAACCTCGTTGATCAGCTCCGCAAGAAATCCGACAAGATCAAAGCTCCGTAG
- the mlaD gene encoding outer membrane lipid asymmetry maintenance protein MlaD, whose translation MERAKLELMVGIFVLVGIACLGYLSIKLGKLEVIGGHNYPVEAEFTSASGLKPGASVEIAGVEVGRVRTIGLTSDRALVALAIQDGVKLYSDTIASIKTRGIIGDKYLALSVGGGGDLLKPGDKIRDTESGLDLEELVSQYVHGKVN comes from the coding sequence ATGGAGCGTGCAAAACTGGAATTGATGGTCGGGATTTTCGTGCTCGTCGGGATTGCCTGCCTGGGGTATCTGTCTATCAAGCTGGGCAAGCTGGAAGTCATCGGCGGACACAATTACCCGGTCGAGGCGGAGTTTACATCGGCCTCGGGGCTCAAGCCTGGGGCATCGGTGGAAATTGCCGGGGTTGAGGTCGGCCGGGTCCGCACCATCGGCCTCACCAGCGATCGGGCACTGGTGGCGCTGGCGATTCAGGATGGCGTGAAGCTGTATTCGGACACGATTGCCTCCATCAAAACCCGCGGAATTATCGGGGATAAGTATCTCGCGCTGTCCGTGGGCGGGGGCGGTGATCTATTGAAGCCCGGCGACAAAATCCGTGACACCGAATCAGGGCTTGATCTGGAGGAACTGGTTAGCCAGTATGTACATGGTAAGGTCAACTAG